The genomic stretch GGTGACGATGTCGGATAGCATCGCGCCGACCTCGGGGGAGATCCCCTCCGGCAGGTGGGCCAGGTTGCCGTCGGCGTCGTTGACGTGGATCAGTTCGGCGAAGACGCCGTCCTGTGATGTTGGAGAACTTCCAGCCGTCGAGCGGAACGCCGGAGTGCATGGCGTAGGTCTCCTGGGCGGCCGCCGAGGACCAGTCGGGGGTGATGGCGGGGATGATCACCTGGTCGCCAACCTTGAAGTCCTCGACCATGGATCCCACTTCAACGACCTCACCGACCGCCTCGTGGCCGAGCATCATGTTGTGGCGTTCCCACGCCACCCTCGTAGACGGTGTGGATGTCAGAGGAGCACGGAGCCAGGGCGATCGGACGGCAGATCGCGTCCATCGGCCCGCACTTCGGGTCCTCCTTCTCAATCCATCCAGCCTCGCCGATCCTGAGCATCGCGTAACCCTTCACTTTGCCTTCTTGCACTGGGTTCGAACGATCCGGTGTTTGCTTTCTCAAACAAGAGATCACCTCACTGGTCCGACGACTATGCCGCCCAGCCGCCTGCACCACTTTTCGTCGGGCCACCTCCGCTTCAATCATTACAGCGTGGTTCTTTGGCGGTAACCTTTCACGTCATATTTCCCGATCGGATTTGGGCCGGGATCCAGGTCGGAAAGCAAGAAACTTTTTCTCCCGGGACACTGTGAGCAACCCACGAGACAAGGCCCCGGCACGGACATCTCACGGGTGGCTCAGCGATGGTAGAGTTCAGTGATCCGGTCCAGGTGGGTCAGCAGCCTGGTCCTGATCTCGGTCGGCGCCTCGACGCGGACGCCAGGGCCAAGGCGAAGCAGGATCGTGAGCGCGTGGA from Arachnia propionica encodes the following:
- a CDS encoding alcohol dehydrogenase catalytic domain-containing protein, translating into MAWERHNMMLGHEAVGEVVEVGSMVEDFKVGDQVIIPAITPDWSSAAAQETYAMHSGVPLDGWKFSNITGRRLRRTDPRQRRRRQPGPPAGGDLPRGRRDAIRHRHHRASRG